In Funiculus sociatus GB2-C1, one DNA window encodes the following:
- the rplS gene encoding 50S ribosomal protein L19 has translation MNAQEIIRSIEAEQLKKELPIIYVGDTVKVGVIIQEGGKERTQPYEGVVIAKGGSSINSTITVRRVFQGVGVERVFLLHSPRIENIKIIRRGKVRRAKLYYLRDRIGKATRVKQRFDRNS, from the coding sequence ATGAATGCTCAGGAAATAATCCGCTCAATTGAAGCGGAGCAACTGAAAAAGGAGCTGCCCATAATCTATGTGGGAGACACTGTTAAGGTTGGGGTAATTATCCAAGAAGGCGGCAAAGAACGGACGCAGCCATACGAAGGTGTTGTTATCGCTAAAGGTGGTAGCAGCATAAACTCCACAATTACCGTGCGGAGAGTATTCCAAGGGGTAGGCGTTGAGCGAGTGTTTTTGCTTCATTCTCCCAGAATAGAAAACATCAAAATTATTCGCCGTGGTAAGGTGCGTCGTGCTAAACTATATTACCTACGCGATCGCATTGGTAAAGCCACAAGGGTTAAGCAACGGTTTGATCGCAACTCGTAG
- the pstS gene encoding phosphate ABC transporter substrate-binding protein PstS: MRSTRKAFVFSAIALSMSLSGCPSNSPTASPPAATNGSPAPVANAGGGGGNASLTGAGASFPAPLYQRWFSEYNKQNPNVQVSYQSVGSGAGVEQFTQGTVDFGASDTGMKQEEIAKVAKGAVLLPMTAGSIVLAYNLPDVKGLKLPRAVYTDIFLGKIKTWNDPRIAQANPGLTLPDRPITVIHRSDGSGTTAVFTNHLSAISPDWKGGPGAGKTVNWPVGVGAKGNEGVTAQLLQSEGAIGYVEYGYAKQQNIPVAALENKAGKFIDPSGEAAANTLAAATLPADLQVSITDPEGDNSYPIVTYTWIMAYKTYEDPQKAQALKNVLNWSLTEGQKYSEELGYVPLPAPVVQKVQAAVNSIQP, encoded by the coding sequence ATGCGTTCAACACGAAAGGCTTTTGTATTTTCTGCGATCGCCCTCTCCATGAGTTTGAGTGGTTGTCCTTCAAACAGCCCAACAGCTTCCCCGCCAGCAGCAACTAATGGTAGCCCTGCTCCTGTCGCCAACGCTGGGGGCGGCGGTGGCAACGCCAGCCTCACTGGTGCTGGTGCTAGTTTCCCCGCTCCTTTATATCAGCGGTGGTTTTCTGAGTACAACAAGCAAAATCCCAACGTCCAAGTCAGCTATCAATCCGTTGGCAGTGGCGCTGGGGTAGAACAGTTTACCCAGGGAACCGTGGACTTTGGAGCCAGCGATACAGGCATGAAGCAAGAGGAAATCGCTAAGGTTGCCAAAGGTGCTGTACTGTTACCTATGACAGCTGGAAGCATTGTCTTAGCATACAATCTTCCGGATGTCAAAGGGCTGAAGCTACCACGCGCAGTTTACACCGATATTTTCTTGGGCAAAATTAAGACTTGGAATGACCCCAGAATTGCCCAAGCCAATCCTGGATTAACATTACCAGACAGACCAATTACGGTTATACATCGCTCTGATGGTAGTGGTACCACCGCCGTCTTCACAAACCACCTGAGTGCAATTAGTCCAGATTGGAAAGGCGGCCCCGGCGCAGGTAAAACTGTCAACTGGCCTGTGGGAGTTGGTGCTAAAGGTAACGAAGGTGTCACCGCCCAGCTGCTACAAAGCGAAGGCGCAATCGGGTACGTTGAGTACGGCTATGCCAAGCAGCAAAATATACCTGTAGCAGCTTTGGAAAATAAAGCAGGCAAGTTTATTGATCCCAGTGGCGAAGCTGCTGCCAACACTCTAGCCGCAGCAACTCTACCAGCAGACTTGCAGGTTTCCATCACCGATCCAGAAGGGGACAATTCTTACCCAATTGTTACCTATACCTGGATCATGGCTTACAAAACCTATGAAGACCCCCAAAAGGCACAAGCCTTAAAGAACGTTCTTAATTGGAGCTTAACAGAGGGGCAAAAATACAGTGAGGAACTAGGATACGTGCCTCTTCCCGCGCCAGTCGTCCAGAAGGTTCAAGCAGCGGTTAATAGCATTCAACCGTAA